tagaaaattttacaacaatatctaaaaatcttgacttaatatTTGGATCTCAAAGAGCTGTATATAACAAGTCCGAACTCAGATACAAATCTAGCTTAACAAATAAAACTTTCATTTCACtaattaattaaaacaagaaacaAATCAAAGCTTAGGTTATGAAAGCTTACCTAACAAGTCAAAGcaagtagaaaaaaaataatgaaatttattatataaaaacAAGACATACAATATAGGATTTAGGGGAGACATCAAATTAGTTAACATCTCAAAAATATAATCTATCTATTTGGATAATTAGAATTAGACTGAAAAAGACAATTTGACTCTTATCCAATATAGTACTAGGATAGGACGAGATGATAATATGTTAAGAAAACTTAGTCTGGGAAGTTAAGAAAGGTAAAACATATTCTACTTGGTTTACTTAGATAAGTGATCTAATTGAAGCTGCCTCGCCACATCTTAGACTAGTTAAACTAAGATTTTTCAATAAGAAGGTTAAATGTATaatttcttttgaaatttttatctAGAATCGGTCATTGTTCCAATACTCAAAAAGGCCACTGTGGCTCACCACAACTCGTAAGCCTTGAAATCATATCTATGATATCTACAATGTCATTGTAAGGGTTTTTGATGTCATCATCATTGTCAATGTTCGCGTATGCAATTTGGCTTAGCTCGTTTAAAACTTAGCAGCCCCTATGACTAGTTGTGTGCAATATCGATTTGCGAACAAGTTGAACAAGAAGAAGTAcgttttaataatttaaatttggttCATCGTCACAATGGAATGGAAGAGGATTATTGTGAAATTAGTTTCTATAGGAGTTCGTTAGATTTGTATTCAtgagctctttttttttttttttttttttggtataatAGTCACTACTCTGGCTaccattaataataataatattaaaataaaaatatttttgatatgagaaaagtaaaaaaaatgattcttttaatttcttttaactaTCCCAATAGTAGCATATCATAGTCCTTTTAAAAACTTCTCTCTACTCTCAcaatatcttttttttaaaaaaaaaaacccactGTTTTTAActctagtattttttttataaatctcgtgctaaaattttaagataaatttataaaaaaaaaatataaacccCACTAGAATGTGGGAAAcagttttataataaaaaatttataatataaaacGCATAATATAAATTTCTCATTGCTGATGCTCTAATCATTTCAAATACATCTCCAGAATTATGATATCATAATAGAATATTCAGGTTGTCATTTAAGTATTCGTAATTTAATCTctaattatgatatatttgtaggaattttttttttaaatgaaaagtACAATCAAAGGATGCTAGACTTCTGTCTTCTAGGTTGATCATCACGTGCGCTTTTTGATTTATTCTGATAATCAATAGGAAAGTTCCATGGGACCGATCCGATCATCCTCAAAAATAGTCAAtaagaataattaaaattatcatttgATCCCTGAAACTATGATACCATGATAAAATATCTAGATTGTTACTTAGACACCCAATCCAATCATCCAAGGATACTCAATCACGTTAACTGAAATTATTTGTTTTCTAATAATTCCGAATGCCCATTTGATTTTAGCCCTAAGCTCTAACATTATCTTCCCTCCCCGAGAGTGCTGATATGGACGGCTGCGATCGGAAGTTGATCGAACAACAGGATTCTATGAACACCGTCCGATTTCACAATTCAAAGGACGCTCGATAATCCTCCGGTCTCAATAGAAGCAAGGGCGAATTTCCAACATTAACCCTATCGAACGATTCTGATTAGCGTCGAGTGACCATTAAGATCTGGGCATTTAGGTAATTACGAAAGAAAGCGCGCCTTCGAAGATACCACGGCCGGCGAGACGCCAAAGCAAGGAGAGGACTAAATAGTGCCGCTCCGGAGGCTAGGGCGGAGGGGCCGATGCTGACGTTGAAGGGGAATCCGGCGGGGAAGAGAAAAGCGAGATCAAAGGTTTATGGGCTGCGGACCTTCCTCGACCCAGGGTGCCCGGCGAATTTCTACGAGGCGTTCCGCGATAACATCCGGCATTTCCTCCGCGAATGCGCGGACGTGGAGGAGCGGACGACGGCGGGGATGCCGACCTGGTGCACGCTTCTGGTGGACGAGCGGTGCGGCGCGGTGGTGCCGCTCTACACCGTCGAAGAGAGCGCCTACCATTCCGCCACCCCCTTCTGCGACTACTGCCGCTGCAGCggtaatctctctctctctctctcgtatTGCCATTTGGGTTTGTTTAGGGTTTTCGATCTTGCTTTATCTGTTCGATTCCAAATTGAGAAATTTTTAGGCAGTCTATCCCCAATTTCTCTCGATCGTCTTCGAATGACGACTCTTTCGATCCGTGATTTAGGTTTTCCAGATTAATTTGCACATTTCGAAGAAAGGTCGGCTTTTTTTTCCATCTCGATTGCTTGGATTGGGAATTTCTGTGAAGTTCCATTTGGCTCTGATTCTTGTTGGTTTTTGACGCGACGGTGATCATTCTTCGTTTGGCATCGCAGGATGGAGCCACCATTTGGTGTCGAAGCGGCGTTACCATTTGATCATCCCGTCCGATAACGACTGGGACAAACCCCTGCGCTCCGACGCCTTCTTCCTTCACAACCACCTCTTTCACGCCCTCCTCCACTGCAATGGTTTCGGCCACCTCATCTTCCTTAACGGCCGTGAGGGCGGCTCCAAGTTCATCTCCGGCAGTCGCATTATGGACCTCTTCGATCGCCTATGCACCGCCCTCCGAATCCGGTGAGTTGTTGAGCAGGACGTCAGTCTGTTCCATTGGACCTAGCAAATTTGCCATTTTTCTTAGTATGTGGATCGAATTCTTGCCAGGGCTGTGTCGTTGGAGGACGTGTCGCGGAAGGGATCCATCGACCTTCGCCTCCTGCTCAGCTTGTCCCATGGTGCGCCTTGGTTCGCTCGCTGGGGCTATCGATTCTTGCGGGGAAGTTATGGCGTCACACAGGAGGCCTACGACCGCGCCATTCGCTTTCTCGCGTCCCTCGACCTCGATGACCTCATCAAGAACGTCGCCGACGGCGCTCAAAATCGAGAGCTTCGACGCATCGTTTTCGCCTACCGGAATATGTGCCTGCCTGATCGCCACACTCCGCCGCTTGTCACCGTCCGCGACCTCCTCCGCTTCCTCCTCGATCTGAAGCGCCGGCCGCCTCAACAGACACCGCCAGCCCTCAAAACGCTGCCCCCACCACTCCCGCTCCCTCCCACGCCCTCGCCCCTGCTCCTGCCCGCCTCGTCATCGAGGAGGTCGACCAAAAAGACTGGAAGGAAGGGGTGCCGCGACTTCGCGAGGGTCGCGGCGGAGCTGCAGAGCAGGTGGCCCGTTCGGCGTCTCCATACTTCTGCTCAggtggtggtggatgctctcaagAAGCACGGGAGGAGAATGACGCGGCAAGAGGTCCGGGAAGCCGCGCGGTTAACCATCGGCGACACTGGTCTCCTCGACTTCGTTTTGAAGTCCCTCGGCGATTGCATCGTTGGTGGCCACATTGTGCGCCGCGTTTCCAATCCGGCCACAAGGGTTCTCGAGTTCAGTTTGGAGGAGATGCCATCTACAGTTGTGGCAACGGAGCCGGAGCCGGAGCCGGAGCCTGGGCCGGAGCAGGAGCAGGAAGTAGTTGAAGTGGCAAGGCCTACATGGCACAGTGCCCGGCAGGTGGAAAGGGACCTTGCGGCATTGTGCCGGGGGCTGTTGGCTGCGCAGCCAGAGGCGGGCGGGATAGTGATGCACGCCAAGCACTGGGTGAAGGAGTGGGAACTGCAGGACGACGTAGACGACCGGCTTCGGTTTTTGGTGATGTGGATGCCGAACCCGGAGGAGCTGCAGGAGCTTACACGGCTTCTGGCGCCGCCGGAAGTGGTGGTAATGGAGGCGACGGCGTCGGTGGGGGAGCTTATGGAGGAGGCGGAGACGGCGCTAAGGGACACGTACTGTGCTCTGGAGGGGTTcacggcggaggaaatgaagggGGTGGAGGGGGAGCCGTGGGAAGCGGTGCTCTTGGGCGGCGCGGAGTCGGGGTCGAAGATCTGGGTGCGCGGGGAGGGGGCCGACATGAACTGCGATCTTATGTACGAGGGTGGCCCCGACACGTGGTCGGTTGGCTGCGCCTGCGGGGCGCGCGACGACGACGGCGAGCGCATGGTGGCCTGCGACGCCTGCGATGTGTGGCACCACACGCGCTGCGCAGGCATCCCGGACGGGCAGCCGGTGCCGCCCATCTTCTACTGCGCCAGGTGCCGAAGGTCAGCGGTGGCGGCCGGGGACATGATGGAGTAAGAAAGCTCCGGCTGCCGCGACGGTATCTTCCCGCTGCCAGGGAGAAGACGGATCAAGAAATCACCGCGGATGGGTCCAAAGACACGGCTCTTCTGCCTTTTTGAGCTGGAAGCCATGGCTCTGTTCTGCTTCTAGCAAGTGTCGATTGCTGCTATTCATTCATTTGTTCATTTTCTTAGCTGCTGAAAGCATGTCGGAACCGGCGGCACATTGGAGCATTCCATGAGCCATTGTAAGAGTAAAAACAAAAGATATATGAGATTGCATTGTCCTTGGTGTAAATGAATTCGTCATGGATTCTGTAATACCATTTTGGATGAAGAGCAAGGTTTCAGCCTTTGGGGCTGATTGACTTGATGAATTAGGATCAATGCAAGTTCATGGTGTCGGATTATGGTTAACTGAAAGgcatcagaagaagaagaaacaactgTTTTGGTGGAGTTACTTAGCTGGACGTAAAATGGATTCATTGAATTAGGAGGATTTGAACGATCTGCCTGTAGCTCTCTTGCTTCCAATCCTCCTCCGACGCACAGAGCAGGGATAACACACGTACAAGTTTCTGTCATCATGATCGTCCATGGCTCCAGAACCATAAGAGGAAAGAAAGTCTCATTGATGGAGTTGAGTGAGACAAAACATTCATTCCCATATCTTCCCGTTTCGAATCCAACATCACAGCGTTTCAAGCCTACATCTCCAGTCGATAGGTAAATGAATTTTAGACTTTCTGATACTTGAAGTAAAGAAAAATCAAGCTCGTGTTAATAACCTGGATAGATAAAATCCTTAAAATATTTGAGACACCTTATAGAGCaaacaaattttacatttgagcaAGTGATCGTTGTACAGG
This region of Zingiber officinale cultivar Zhangliang chromosome 9A, Zo_v1.1, whole genome shotgun sequence genomic DNA includes:
- the LOC122019548 gene encoding PHD finger protein MALE MEIOCYTE DEATH 1-like translates to MLTLKGNPAGKRKARSKVYGLRTFLDPGCPANFYEAFRDNIRHFLRECADVEERTTAGMPTWCTLLVDERCGAVVPLYTVEESAYHSATPFCDYCRCSGWSHHLVSKRRYHLIIPSDNDWDKPLRSDAFFLHNHLFHALLHCNGFGHLIFLNGREGGSKFISGSRIMDLFDRLCTALRIRAVSLEDVSRKGSIDLRLLLSLSHGAPWFARWGYRFLRGSYGVTQEAYDRAIRFLASLDLDDLIKNVADGAQNRELRRIVFAYRNMCLPDRHTPPLVTVRDLLRFLLDLKRRPPQQTPPALKTLPPPLPLPPTPSPLLLPASSSRRSTKKTGRKGCRDFARVAAELQSRWPVRRLHTSAQVVVDALKKHGRRMTRQEVREAARLTIGDTGLLDFVLKSLGDCIVGGHIVRRVSNPATRVLEFSLEEMPSTVVATEPEPEPEPGPEQEQEVVEVARPTWHSARQVERDLAALCRGLLAAQPEAGGIVMHAKHWVKEWELQDDVDDRLRFLVMWMPNPEELQELTRLLAPPEVVVMEATASVGELMEEAETALRDTYCALEGFTAEEMKGVEGEPWEAVLLGGAESGSKIWVRGEGADMNCDLMYEGGPDTWSVGCACGARDDDGERMVACDACDVWHHTRCAGIPDGQPVPPIFYCARCRRSAVAAGDMME